In Rhodothermus marinus DSM 4252, a single genomic region encodes these proteins:
- a CDS encoding tyrosine-type recombinase/integrase — translation MAEREAKDGRVEVGLKLTLNELQRRLRDFQQEYLKNKSPETVGTYRRALHEFERWFATQRGQFRFRVADVQRYKQYLMREKKLHQVSVSTYLTALRRFCQYLVDIGLLPENPARTVKGNRRPSSHSRSVLTRVEIEQLLAVLDQDTSQIGLRDRAIVHMMLFAGLSEVEIVRADVRDLDQTLLGWYLRVQGKGHTAKDQQVPLDPPVVEALQAYLNTRVPLHPGEPLFVSHGHRSEGQRLNTRSVRSRIKQHLEAAGITRRGVTPHSLTHTAALIWLNQGMSIEEVQRRMRHGTLETTMIYYRKQGLLNRDPEELKRLLG, via the coding sequence ATGGCCGAACGGGAGGCGAAGGACGGGCGCGTCGAGGTGGGATTGAAGCTGACGCTGAACGAGCTGCAACGGCGCCTTCGGGACTTTCAGCAGGAGTATCTGAAAAACAAAAGCCCGGAGACAGTCGGCACCTACCGGCGGGCGCTGCATGAATTCGAGCGCTGGTTTGCGACGCAGCGAGGGCAGTTTCGCTTTCGGGTGGCCGATGTGCAGCGCTACAAGCAATACCTGATGCGCGAGAAGAAGCTGCATCAGGTGTCGGTTTCCACCTATCTGACGGCGCTACGCCGGTTCTGCCAGTACCTGGTGGACATCGGGCTGCTTCCAGAAAATCCGGCCCGCACGGTCAAGGGCAATCGGCGACCGTCGAGCCATTCCCGTTCGGTGCTCACGCGTGTGGAGATCGAACAACTGCTGGCCGTGCTGGATCAGGACACCTCGCAGATTGGCCTGCGCGATCGGGCCATCGTGCACATGATGTTGTTTGCGGGATTGAGTGAGGTGGAGATTGTGCGGGCCGACGTGCGCGATCTGGACCAGACGCTGCTGGGCTGGTACCTGCGTGTGCAGGGCAAAGGACATACGGCCAAGGACCAGCAGGTGCCGCTGGATCCGCCCGTGGTCGAAGCGCTGCAGGCCTATCTGAACACGCGCGTGCCGCTGCACCCCGGCGAGCCGCTTTTCGTGTCGCACGGGCACCGCTCCGAGGGGCAGCGACTCAACACCCGCTCGGTGCGCAGCCGTATCAAGCAGCACCTGGAGGCGGCCGGCATCACGCGGCGCGGGGTGACGCCGCACAGCCTGACGCACACGGCCGCGCTGATCTGGCTCAATCAGGGGATGTCGATCGAGGAGGTGCAGCGCCGCATGCGCCACGGCACGCTGGAGACCACGATGATCTATTACCGCAAGCAGGGCCTGCTCAACCGGGATCCGGAAGAGCTGAAGCGCCTGCTGGGTTAA
- a CDS encoding class I SAM-dependent methyltransferase has protein sequence MTHLPSWRKNLQRHSGFWRDGYWYDLHLERRMPLALEMIDEMVLALPPLREGTRVCDLACGTGNAAAAVVSAYPLVHLTLIDRDSDLLAIAYDKVADYCPDAVTIQATIVPDGEPLPGGPYDVVLASLALHVLVGHDSERSDPAEVETRYELLLQGIRDTLTPGGHLIIGDHVGVLPLYRHLKALERTGFVDVDCAWRVDDFFVIGGRVPDTP, from the coding sequence ATGACCCACCTCCCGAGCTGGCGGAAGAACCTGCAGCGGCACAGCGGCTTCTGGCGCGACGGTTACTGGTACGATCTGCACCTGGAGCGCCGCATGCCGCTGGCCCTGGAGATGATCGACGAAATGGTGCTGGCGCTGCCGCCGCTGCGCGAAGGCACGCGCGTGTGCGACCTGGCCTGCGGCACCGGTAATGCTGCCGCGGCCGTCGTGTCGGCCTACCCGCTCGTGCATCTGACGCTGATCGACCGGGACTCCGACCTGCTGGCCATCGCCTACGACAAGGTGGCCGACTACTGCCCGGACGCGGTTACGATTCAGGCTACGATCGTGCCCGACGGCGAGCCGTTGCCCGGCGGCCCTTACGACGTCGTGCTCGCCTCGCTGGCGCTGCACGTGCTGGTGGGGCACGACTCCGAACGCAGCGATCCGGCCGAGGTCGAAACCCGCTACGAACTACTCCTTCAGGGCATCCGGGACACGCTCACCCCCGGTGGTCACCTGATCATCGGCGATCATGTGGGCGTGCTGCCCCTGTACCGCCACCTGAAGGCACTCGAGCGCACCGGGTTCGTCGACGTGGACTGCGCCTGGCGCGTGGACGACTTCTTCGTAATCGGTGGCCGCGTGCCCGACACGCCTTAA
- the recO gene encoding DNA repair protein RecO has translation MIVRTEAIVLRTLPYGETSLIASLFTRAKGRLSMMAKGARLPGSRFGGTLQPPSCLQVVFYYRPTRELQTLSESSFAQYLPELGRDLEKLTLSLRMVELAHALLPPEEPMPEFFETFWQVLARLDATPTRAWNLLPWFQLRLAAALGFAPRIERALVEQIGPEGGELALASGQVRPRSADPEPTQPASRAALRAFAFLARTDPDTALRLHLNPSHRHELLQLTEAYLHHHVPEGFPTRSGRVAERLFETLRPGS, from the coding sequence ATGATCGTCCGCACCGAAGCCATCGTCCTGCGCACGCTGCCCTACGGGGAGACGAGCCTGATCGCCTCGCTCTTTACACGGGCGAAAGGCCGGCTTTCGATGATGGCCAAAGGCGCGCGGTTGCCGGGCAGTCGGTTCGGGGGCACGCTGCAACCGCCCTCCTGTCTGCAGGTGGTCTTCTATTACCGACCGACCCGCGAACTTCAGACGCTCAGCGAAAGCAGTTTTGCGCAATATCTGCCCGAGCTGGGCCGCGACCTGGAAAAACTGACGCTGAGCCTGCGCATGGTGGAGCTGGCCCATGCGCTGCTGCCGCCCGAGGAGCCCATGCCGGAGTTTTTCGAGACGTTCTGGCAGGTGCTGGCCCGGCTCGATGCGACCCCGACCCGTGCCTGGAATCTGCTGCCGTGGTTTCAGCTCCGGCTGGCCGCCGCGCTGGGCTTTGCGCCCCGGATCGAACGCGCGCTCGTCGAACAGATCGGTCCGGAAGGCGGCGAGCTGGCGCTGGCCAGCGGACAGGTGCGTCCGCGTTCGGCCGACCCGGAACCGACACAACCGGCCTCGCGGGCGGCGCTGCGGGCCTTCGCCTTTCTGGCACGTACCGATCCCGACACGGCCCTGCGGCTACACCTGAACCCCTCCCATCGCCACGAACTGCTCCAGCTCACCGAAGCCTACCTGCACCACCACGTTCCCGAAGGCTTTCCCACGCGCAGCGGACGCGTGGCCGAGCGGCTGTTCGAGACGCTGCGGCCGGGATCCTGA
- a CDS encoding ComEA family DNA-binding protein: MKLLRRWLSNLSLTRTEAGVLLGLLALLLAGLAYRWWQRQQPVPPPTAEEAARFREGAARMRQVLEPEPLNVNTATAEELERLPRIGPVLARRIIEYREAHGPFRRIEELEAVPGIGPKTLAELAPLIRVE, translated from the coding sequence ATGAAGCTGCTTCGTCGCTGGCTGTCGAACCTTTCACTCACGCGCACCGAGGCGGGCGTGCTGCTGGGATTGCTTGCGCTGCTGCTGGCGGGACTGGCCTATCGCTGGTGGCAGCGCCAGCAGCCGGTGCCGCCGCCGACGGCCGAAGAGGCCGCACGCTTTCGGGAAGGGGCAGCGCGCATGCGGCAGGTGCTCGAACCCGAGCCGCTGAACGTCAACACGGCCACAGCCGAAGAACTGGAACGCCTGCCGCGTATCGGTCCGGTGCTGGCCCGTCGCATCATCGAATACCGCGAGGCCCACGGTCCCTTCCGGCGCATTGAGGAGCTGGAAGCCGTGCCCGGCATTGGCCCGAAGACGCTCGCGGAGCTGGCTCCTCTGATCAGGGTCGAGTAG
- a CDS encoding prolyl oligopeptidase family serine peptidase produces MHGSSTTLWGLSLLLLIALVVPPARAQDCDGTTQTGFLLRTLEYNGQTHHYQVFVPPDYTPERTWPVILFLHGAGERGTDGFKQTAVGIGQAIRMNVERFPAIVVFPQVPPGRAWFGEQAEVAMAALDEVMATYSVDPERVYLTGLSMGGHGTWYVAYHWPDRFAAIVPICGFIVFPEAARGFFGELPPEQLEIQSAEDPYRKVAERIKHLPIWVFHGADDPVVPVEASRRMVEALRELGADVQYTEYEGVGHEAWEPAYAEFALMPWLLSHRRPKE; encoded by the coding sequence ATGCATGGCTCTTCCACAACGCTATGGGGGCTGAGCTTGTTGCTCCTGATCGCTCTGGTCGTGCCCCCGGCGCGTGCGCAGGATTGTGACGGCACGACGCAGACCGGCTTTCTGCTGCGCACGCTGGAGTACAACGGACAGACGCACCATTATCAGGTGTTCGTGCCGCCCGACTACACGCCGGAGCGCACCTGGCCCGTGATTCTGTTTCTGCATGGCGCTGGCGAGCGCGGTACCGACGGCTTCAAGCAGACGGCCGTCGGGATCGGGCAGGCCATCCGGATGAACGTCGAGCGCTTCCCGGCCATCGTGGTCTTTCCGCAGGTACCGCCGGGGCGGGCCTGGTTCGGCGAGCAGGCCGAGGTGGCCATGGCGGCGCTGGACGAGGTGATGGCTACCTATTCGGTCGATCCCGAGCGGGTCTATCTGACGGGGCTGTCGATGGGCGGCCATGGCACCTGGTACGTTGCCTATCACTGGCCGGATCGCTTTGCGGCCATCGTGCCCATCTGCGGGTTCATCGTGTTTCCAGAGGCGGCGCGTGGATTTTTCGGAGAGCTACCGCCCGAACAACTGGAGATCCAGTCGGCCGAGGATCCGTATCGCAAGGTGGCCGAGCGCATCAAGCACCTGCCCATCTGGGTCTTTCACGGGGCCGACGATCCGGTCGTGCCGGTCGAAGCTTCTCGCCGCATGGTGGAGGCGCTGCGTGAACTGGGTGCCGACGTGCAGTACACCGAGTACGAAGGCGTCGGGCACGAGGCGTGGGAGCCGGCCTACGCCGAGTTTGCACTCATGCCCTGGCTGCTTTCGCATCGCCGCCCGAAGGAGTGA
- a CDS encoding DUF4926 domain-containing protein, producing MMCELDRVVLVRDLPEHGLEAGDVGTVVHVYGEGEGYEVEFVGGEGETVAVITLGPEDIRPMRF from the coding sequence ATGATGTGCGAGCTGGACCGTGTCGTACTGGTGCGAGATCTCCCCGAGCATGGGCTTGAAGCAGGGGACGTGGGGACCGTCGTGCACGTCTACGGTGAGGGCGAAGGCTACGAAGTGGAGTTTGTTGGCGGAGAAGGGGAGACCGTGGCGGTGATCACGCTGGGACCTGAAGACATCCGCCCCATGCGGTTCTAA
- a CDS encoding Spy/CpxP family protein refolding chaperone has translation MNKIRAMVLGLLVWAAPTALAQSQPDLNAVAQRMAERLQLSEATAQALREAFARHADRYEQGGFFWYVAAELQRRLNDEQRAEFWEEPLRAERERPARRRWRERQDRPDRRMRRERLHRRDDRPPAHRAAWMAARGARLADYLNLTEAQRDSLAVLRRRQGDAMRELLRQRREGALSAEAFREQVRQLREQYRARFRQLLTPEQQERLDRLEAIPENSRKAMLEVLRLTDTQQQQLAARALQPGPDRGALAEILTPEQQEIVRLHRRLVRAWQDVQRNDG, from the coding sequence ATGAACAAGATTCGCGCCATGGTGCTCGGCCTGCTCGTGTGGGCCGCGCCAACCGCGCTGGCCCAGTCGCAACCGGACCTGAACGCGGTGGCACAGCGGATGGCCGAGCGGCTGCAGCTCTCCGAGGCGACCGCACAGGCGCTCCGCGAGGCCTTCGCGCGTCACGCCGACCGCTACGAGCAGGGCGGCTTCTTCTGGTACGTGGCCGCCGAGCTGCAACGCCGACTCAACGACGAACAGCGCGCAGAGTTCTGGGAAGAACCGTTGCGCGCCGAGCGGGAACGCCCGGCCCGGCGGAGATGGCGGGAGCGTCAGGATCGACCGGACCGCCGGATGCGCCGCGAACGGCTGCACCGCCGGGATGATCGGCCTCCGGCCCACCGGGCCGCCTGGATGGCCGCCCGGGGCGCACGGCTGGCCGACTACCTGAACCTGACCGAAGCACAGCGCGATTCGCTGGCCGTGCTCCGGCGCCGCCAGGGCGACGCCATGCGCGAACTGCTCCGCCAGCGGCGCGAAGGTGCGCTCTCGGCCGAAGCGTTCCGAGAGCAGGTCCGCCAGCTCCGCGAGCAGTACCGCGCCCGCTTCCGCCAGCTCCTGACGCCCGAACAACAGGAGCGGCTGGACCGTCTGGAGGCCATTCCGGAAAACAGCCGGAAGGCCATGCTGGAAGTGCTCCGCCTCACCGACACGCAGCAGCAACAGCTGGCCGCCCGGGCGCTGCAGCCGGGCCCCGACCGCGGGGCGCTGGCCGAAATCCTGACCCCTGAGCAGCAGGAGATCGTCCGGCTACACCGTCGGCTGGTCCGGGCCTGGCAGGACGTGCAGCGAAATGATGGATGA
- a CDS encoding NUDIX hydrolase translates to MARELSRFCGEFLEKPDGRMVETVVRVVDVYAYRLEEGRPRFLLLRRAPGVSYAGQWRMIGGKIRRGEAAWQTALREIEEETGQQPRRLWVVPSLNAFYEWQHDRVNLIPAFAAELTDDPVLNDEHDAFAWLDEEEAVARLPWPEQQRLLRLTARLLRQGLPPEIFVFECENAQ, encoded by the coding sequence ATGGCGCGCGAGTTGTCACGGTTCTGTGGCGAGTTTCTGGAAAAACCTGACGGACGCATGGTCGAGACGGTCGTACGGGTGGTCGATGTGTACGCGTATCGGCTGGAAGAAGGCCGGCCGCGGTTTCTGCTGCTGCGACGGGCGCCGGGCGTCAGCTACGCCGGTCAGTGGCGCATGATCGGCGGGAAGATCCGGCGCGGCGAAGCGGCCTGGCAGACCGCGCTGCGCGAGATCGAAGAAGAAACCGGCCAGCAGCCGCGTCGGCTCTGGGTGGTCCCCTCGCTCAACGCCTTCTACGAGTGGCAGCACGATCGCGTCAATCTGATTCCGGCCTTTGCCGCCGAGCTGACCGACGATCCTGTGCTCAACGACGAACACGACGCCTTCGCCTGGCTCGACGAAGAGGAGGCCGTCGCCCGTCTGCCCTGGCCCGAGCAGCAACGCCTCCTCCGACTGACCGCCCGGCTGCTGCGCCAGGGCCTGCCGCCGGAAATTTTTGTATTCGAATGCGAAAATGCTCAATGA
- a CDS encoding molybdopterin oxidoreductase family protein has translation MESGKLTRRELLQRLSALAGGLILTGPISGCEGFWRREPAIPVDSWHKGVCRFCGTGCGIMIGVRDGKVVDVKGDEYAHNRGRICIKGILNREILYVRDRALYPMIRRNGRLERATWDEAMSLVAERFREAIDRYGPDSVAFYGSGQLFTEESYTANKLFKAGIGTNNVDGNPRLCMASAAAGYISVFGKDEPMGCYEDIDHATCFFITGSNTADCHPIVWERIMDRKRSRPETVIIVVDPRRTRTARHADYHLAIRPGTDVALYNAMIYEFIRNGFIDQDMVENYLTFREGDAERTFEDLKRHVAQYTPERVAPVCGVDARQIEEVAYLFAASEATMSIWTMGLNQQAQGTAANRLVNAMHLLTGHIGRPGATPFSLTGQPNAGGGVRDTGALAHALPNGRVVANPQHRAEMEDLWGVPRGRISPKPGYHAVAMFEAMARGDLKCVLIMGTNPAQSLPHAERYREAMQRTFLVVADAIYPTETAQFADVFLPSAMWVEKGGVFSQSERRYHLVPKLVEPPGEARSDLEILVELADRLGYGDLIKARTPEEVWDEWRQISAHSPYNFAGITYERLKKERGILWPAPTEDHPGTCRRYVPGEDPMAKGTGRFDFYGRPDGRAVVYLEHQQPSSDPRSDEYPLTLVTGRVYEHWHTLTITGKLEELEDITTDFLVVHPRDAHRYGIRDGAPVLVESRRGRAVLKARVSTDITPGVVFAPFHSPEALVNRVVNNTVDPISKEPAFKESAVRIRPASSAA, from the coding sequence ATGGAAAGCGGAAAACTGACCCGTCGCGAGCTGCTGCAGCGGCTCAGCGCGTTGGCCGGCGGGCTGATCCTGACCGGTCCCATTTCCGGATGTGAGGGCTTCTGGCGTCGCGAGCCGGCCATTCCGGTCGATAGCTGGCACAAAGGGGTCTGCCGGTTCTGCGGCACCGGTTGTGGCATCATGATCGGTGTGCGGGACGGGAAAGTGGTCGATGTCAAGGGCGACGAGTACGCGCACAACCGGGGGCGGATCTGCATCAAGGGCATCCTGAATCGCGAGATTCTCTACGTCCGCGATCGGGCGCTGTACCCGATGATCCGCCGCAACGGGCGGCTGGAGCGGGCCACCTGGGACGAGGCCATGTCGCTGGTGGCCGAACGCTTCCGGGAGGCCATCGATCGCTACGGGCCCGACAGCGTGGCTTTCTACGGCAGCGGCCAGCTCTTTACCGAAGAAAGCTACACGGCCAACAAGCTCTTCAAGGCCGGCATCGGCACGAACAACGTGGACGGCAACCCGCGGCTGTGCATGGCTTCGGCGGCGGCCGGATACATCTCGGTCTTCGGAAAAGACGAGCCGATGGGTTGCTACGAGGACATCGATCATGCCACGTGCTTCTTCATCACGGGCTCCAACACGGCCGACTGCCATCCCATCGTCTGGGAACGCATCATGGACCGGAAGCGGAGTCGACCCGAGACGGTGATCATCGTGGTCGATCCGCGGCGCACGCGCACGGCGCGCCATGCCGATTACCATCTGGCTATCCGGCCGGGCACCGACGTGGCGCTCTACAATGCCATGATCTACGAGTTCATCCGGAACGGCTTCATCGACCAGGACATGGTCGAAAACTACCTGACGTTCCGGGAAGGCGACGCCGAGCGCACGTTCGAGGACCTGAAGCGGCACGTGGCGCAGTACACGCCGGAGCGGGTAGCGCCTGTCTGTGGGGTGGATGCCCGGCAGATCGAAGAGGTGGCCTATCTGTTTGCCGCCTCCGAGGCAACCATGTCGATCTGGACGATGGGGCTCAACCAGCAGGCGCAGGGCACGGCGGCCAACCGGCTGGTCAACGCTATGCACCTGCTCACCGGGCATATCGGGCGGCCGGGTGCCACGCCGTTTTCGCTGACGGGGCAGCCGAACGCCGGCGGCGGCGTGCGCGACACGGGCGCGCTGGCCCACGCGTTGCCCAACGGCCGCGTGGTGGCCAATCCGCAACATCGGGCCGAGATGGAGGACCTCTGGGGCGTGCCGCGTGGCCGCATCAGCCCGAAGCCCGGCTATCACGCCGTGGCCATGTTCGAAGCCATGGCGCGGGGCGATCTGAAGTGCGTGCTCATCATGGGGACCAATCCGGCCCAGTCGCTCCCGCACGCCGAGCGCTACCGCGAGGCCATGCAGCGGACCTTCCTGGTGGTGGCCGACGCCATCTATCCCACCGAGACGGCTCAGTTTGCCGACGTCTTTCTACCGTCGGCCATGTGGGTCGAAAAAGGCGGCGTCTTTAGCCAGTCGGAGCGGCGCTACCATCTGGTACCCAAGCTGGTCGAGCCGCCGGGCGAGGCACGCTCGGACCTGGAGATTCTCGTCGAACTGGCCGATCGGCTGGGCTACGGCGATCTGATCAAGGCGCGCACGCCGGAGGAGGTCTGGGACGAGTGGCGGCAGATTTCGGCGCATTCGCCCTACAACTTCGCCGGCATCACCTACGAGCGGCTGAAAAAAGAGCGGGGGATTCTCTGGCCGGCGCCTACCGAGGACCATCCGGGCACCTGCCGGCGCTACGTGCCGGGCGAGGATCCCATGGCAAAAGGCACCGGCCGCTTCGACTTCTACGGGCGGCCCGACGGACGGGCGGTCGTCTATCTGGAGCATCAGCAGCCGTCCAGCGATCCGCGCTCGGACGAATACCCGCTCACGCTGGTGACCGGGCGCGTCTACGAGCACTGGCACACGCTGACGATCACCGGCAAACTCGAGGAGCTGGAAGACATCACCACCGACTTTCTGGTAGTGCATCCCCGCGATGCCCATCGCTACGGCATCCGTGACGGCGCGCCCGTGCTGGTCGAGAGCCGGCGTGGGCGTGCCGTGCTGAAGGCGCGCGTGAGCACCGACATCACGCCGGGGGTTGTTTTTGCGCCTTTCCATTCGCCCGAGGCGTTGGTCAATCGGGTGGTGAACAATACCGTCGATCCGATTTCCAAAGAACCGGCCTTCAAGGAGAGCGCCGTGCGTATTCGTCCGGCCTCTTCTGCGGCCTGA
- a CDS encoding NapC/NirT family cytochrome c has product MNRLQRILLRVLVVGWPGLAWAAEGETPGITSAELFRIIGIVAALLGIGWLVVSHWLLRDRLPRTFYHWAMLLGLFALPALALMGAVEFVFEETKTVASCNSCHVMEPFVRDLQDPHSATLAARHYRNKWIPENQCYACHTTYGLHGSFEAKRDGFRHWLLYVTRSWDEPIQYSGSYPNINCLNCHGETDAFQRVPSHGALMTELQADRVACTSCHGPPHPTPPERTRLLSAAPVHSSREMP; this is encoded by the coding sequence ATGAACCGTCTACAACGCATCCTGCTACGGGTACTGGTGGTCGGCTGGCCCGGACTGGCCTGGGCCGCCGAGGGTGAAACGCCCGGTATCACGTCGGCCGAACTGTTTCGGATCATCGGCATTGTGGCCGCGCTGCTGGGCATCGGCTGGCTGGTGGTGAGCCACTGGCTGCTGCGCGACCGACTGCCCCGCACCTTCTACCACTGGGCCATGCTGCTGGGGCTTTTTGCGCTGCCGGCCCTGGCGCTGATGGGGGCCGTCGAGTTCGTCTTCGAAGAGACGAAGACGGTCGCCTCCTGCAATTCGTGCCATGTGATGGAGCCGTTCGTGCGCGACCTGCAGGATCCGCACAGCGCTACGCTGGCCGCCCGGCACTATCGCAACAAATGGATTCCGGAAAACCAGTGCTACGCCTGCCACACGACCTACGGCCTGCATGGCTCGTTCGAGGCCAAGCGGGACGGCTTTCGGCACTGGTTGCTCTATGTGACCCGGAGCTGGGACGAGCCGATTCAGTACAGCGGGTCCTATCCCAACATCAACTGCCTGAACTGTCACGGCGAGACCGATGCGTTTCAGCGCGTACCGTCGCATGGTGCGCTGATGACCGAGCTGCAGGCCGATCGGGTAGCCTGCACGAGCTGTCACGGTCCGCCGCATCCGACGCCGCCCGAGCGGACGCGCCTGCTTTCGGCTGCTCCCGTACACTCATCCCGCGAAATGCCATGA
- a CDS encoding ABC transporter ATP-binding protein, with protein MGTLARLNPYFWKYRRLFGPGLLCAIASALFAMLAPGVVRQAVDSVPRFVAYYRAVEGTSAQPFFYAYALTGLLFYGGVILGLSLLSGLFTFLMRRTIVVASRHIEFDLRNALYEHLQRLPPSFYRKFPTGDVLTRATSDIEQVRRYVGPAIMYATRAVVLMVAAITAMLLISPELTLYTLLPMPLLAVGVFWVAHLVHQRSDALQAQYARLTSRVQEALNGIRVLKAYTREEAEARAFDAESEAYRRRMLDLARVDAFWSPIFLLLTGLSTILVVWKGGQLAMAGAITIGNIAEFIIYVALMTWPVASVGFVLSMIQRASASMNRLAEIFDTEPEIRDDPAWTDYSIQQIEGRITFKNVYFRYEEDGPWVLEDISFDLPAGGVLGIVGRTGAGKTTLVELIPRLIEPVRGVVEIDGHDVRRIPLAVLRRAIGYAPQDVFLFSDTVAANIAFGELEADLARIEEAAYEADLLENVRHFPHGFETFVGERGITLSGGQKQRTAIARALIRRPRILILDDALSAVDTETERRILRQLRRHYGKRTVVIVSHRISAVQEADLILVLDEGRIVERGTHAELLKQDGLYARLYRQQLLEEELKQL; from the coding sequence ATGGGGACGCTCGCCCGGCTGAATCCGTACTTCTGGAAGTACCGGCGGCTGTTTGGCCCCGGATTGCTCTGCGCCATCGCGTCGGCGCTGTTCGCGATGCTCGCGCCGGGCGTCGTCCGCCAGGCCGTCGATAGCGTGCCCCGCTTCGTGGCCTACTACCGGGCCGTCGAGGGCACTTCGGCTCAGCCGTTCTTCTACGCCTACGCACTGACGGGCCTGCTTTTCTACGGCGGCGTCATTCTGGGACTGAGCCTGCTCAGCGGGCTGTTCACCTTCCTGATGCGCCGCACGATCGTGGTGGCCTCGCGCCACATCGAGTTTGACCTGCGTAACGCGCTCTACGAACACCTGCAGCGGCTGCCGCCGAGCTTCTACCGGAAGTTTCCCACAGGCGACGTGCTTACGCGCGCCACCAGCGACATCGAACAGGTGCGGCGCTACGTGGGGCCGGCCATCATGTACGCCACGCGGGCCGTGGTGCTCATGGTGGCCGCCATCACGGCCATGCTGCTGATCTCGCCGGAGTTGACGCTCTACACGCTGCTACCCATGCCGCTGCTGGCCGTGGGCGTCTTCTGGGTGGCGCACCTGGTGCACCAGCGGAGCGATGCGCTGCAGGCCCAGTATGCGCGCCTGACCAGCCGCGTGCAGGAAGCGCTCAACGGCATTCGCGTGCTGAAGGCCTACACGCGCGAGGAGGCCGAAGCCCGCGCCTTCGATGCCGAAAGCGAGGCCTACCGTCGCCGGATGCTCGACCTGGCCCGCGTCGATGCCTTCTGGTCGCCGATTTTTCTGCTGCTGACCGGACTTTCGACGATCCTGGTCGTCTGGAAAGGCGGCCAGCTGGCCATGGCCGGTGCCATCACGATCGGCAACATCGCCGAGTTCATCATCTACGTGGCGCTCATGACCTGGCCGGTGGCGTCGGTGGGCTTCGTGCTGTCGATGATCCAGCGGGCGTCGGCCTCGATGAACCGGCTCGCCGAGATCTTCGACACCGAGCCGGAGATCCGGGACGATCCGGCCTGGACGGATTATTCGATCCAGCAGATCGAGGGTCGTATCACATTCAAAAACGTGTACTTCCGCTACGAGGAAGACGGCCCCTGGGTGCTCGAAGACATCAGCTTCGACCTGCCGGCCGGCGGCGTGCTGGGCATTGTGGGACGCACGGGCGCGGGCAAGACCACGCTGGTGGAACTGATTCCCCGGCTGATCGAACCGGTGCGCGGGGTGGTGGAGATCGACGGGCACGACGTGCGGCGCATCCCGCTGGCCGTGCTGCGCCGCGCCATCGGCTACGCACCCCAGGACGTGTTTCTCTTCAGCGACACGGTGGCGGCCAACATCGCCTTCGGCGAACTGGAGGCCGACCTGGCCCGCATCGAAGAAGCCGCCTACGAGGCCGATCTGCTGGAGAACGTGCGGCACTTCCCGCACGGCTTCGAGACGTTCGTCGGGGAGCGCGGCATCACGCTCTCGGGCGGGCAGAAGCAGCGCACGGCGATCGCCCGGGCGCTCATCCGGCGGCCCCGCATTCTCATCCTGGACGATGCGCTTTCGGCCGTCGATACCGAGACGGAGCGGCGCATCCTGCGCCAGCTGCGTCGGCACTACGGCAAGCGGACGGTGGTCATCGTCAGCCATCGCATCTCGGCCGTGCAGGAGGCTGATCTGATTCTGGTGCTCGACGAAGGCCGGATCGTCGAGCGCGGGACGCACGCCGAACTGCTCAAGCAGGACGGTCTCTACGCCCGCCTGTACCGGCAGCAGTTGCTGGAGGAAGAGCTGAAACAACTGTAG